The following are encoded together in the Halorubrum lacusprofundi ATCC 49239 genome:
- a CDS encoding TATA-box-binding protein produces MTAPTETIEIQNVVASTGIDQELDLETLVDDIPGAEFNPDNFPGLVDRTQDPKAAALIFRSGKIVCTGAASVDDVHEALEIIFEKLRELGIPVTDSPEITVQNIVSSADLGYDLNLNALAIGLGLEDVEYEPEQFPGLVYRMEDPGVVILLFGSGKIVITGGKFAEDATAAVENIVEKIDDLGLLG; encoded by the coding sequence ATGACCGCACCTACAGAGACAATTGAAATTCAGAACGTTGTTGCATCAACTGGAATCGATCAGGAACTTGATCTCGAAACACTTGTCGACGATATTCCCGGTGCCGAATTCAACCCAGACAACTTTCCTGGACTCGTTGATCGGACACAAGATCCAAAAGCTGCAGCACTGATTTTTCGCTCCGGGAAAATCGTCTGTACCGGCGCTGCAAGTGTTGATGATGTCCACGAGGCCCTCGAGATAATTTTTGAGAAGCTTCGTGAGTTAGGTATCCCAGTCACTGACTCTCCAGAGATCACCGTCCAAAACATTGTTTCGAGTGCAGACCTCGGTTATGATCTTAATTTGAATGCACTCGCGATCGGGCTTGGGTTGGAGGATGTTGAGTATGAACCCGAACAGTTTCCTGGACTCGTCTACCGAATGGAAGATCCAGGGGTCGTAATCCTCCTCTTTGGGAGCGGTAAAATCGTAATTACGGGTGGTAAATTTGCTGAGGATGCGACTGCTGCTGTAGAGAATATTGTTGAGAAAATCGATGATCTCGGTCTACTGGGCTAA
- a CDS encoding ArdC-like ssDNA-binding domain-containing protein, producing MATTSETSVSFEESDTRHDEMHSTIEQWVDELVDHVDDAQESKEFQEWLDVQSRFHDYSHRNTLLIKLQCPEATRVAGYHTWRTDFDRHVQKGEQAIWIWAPIIAKRCPKCKNAPSYHDQVDCEYDETPPREWSKGLVGFRPTTVFDVSQTEGELLPELETAATGSAGDLVVKLTGVAEDLGVTVRIVEGEEWEYGEAMGVCKYRCIHSFHPVIEAKARANQADLAVTLIHEYAHALLHFGVDSEPERAKREVEAEAVAYIVGRFFDLDTSGSAFYLAAWENEDSEVIQDRLGRISSTAQKIIEAVSKI from the coding sequence ATGGCTACAACGAGTGAGACATCGGTTTCCTTCGAGGAGAGCGATACCCGACACGATGAGATGCACAGTACGATCGAACAATGGGTTGATGAGCTCGTCGACCACGTCGATGATGCACAGGAAAGCAAAGAGTTTCAGGAGTGGCTCGATGTCCAGAGTCGCTTCCATGACTACTCGCATCGAAATACCCTGCTCATCAAGCTCCAGTGTCCCGAGGCAACAAGGGTTGCAGGCTACCATACCTGGCGAACCGACTTCGACCGGCATGTCCAGAAGGGCGAGCAGGCAATCTGGATCTGGGCTCCGATCATCGCCAAGCGCTGTCCCAAGTGCAAGAATGCACCCAGCTATCACGACCAAGTCGACTGTGAGTACGACGAGACACCTCCAAGAGAGTGGTCGAAAGGGCTAGTGGGGTTCAGACCTACAACCGTCTTCGATGTCTCTCAGACGGAGGGTGAGCTCCTTCCCGAGTTGGAGACTGCGGCCACTGGGAGTGCTGGTGATCTCGTGGTGAAGCTCACGGGGGTGGCTGAAGACCTCGGTGTGACCGTTCGCATTGTTGAGGGAGAGGAGTGGGAGTACGGAGAGGCGATGGGTGTCTGCAAGTACCGATGTATCCATTCGTTTCACCCCGTTATTGAAGCAAAAGCTCGTGCGAATCAGGCCGATCTCGCCGTGACGTTGATTCATGAGTATGCCCATGCACTGTTGCACTTCGGTGTCGACAGTGAACCCGAGCGGGCAAAACGTGAGGTCGAAGCCGAGGCCGTTGCGTACATCGTCGGTCGATTTTTTGACTTGGATACGAGTGGGTCTGCGTTCTACTTAGCGGCGTGGGAAAACGAGGATTCGGAGGTGATCCAGGACCGTCTCGGTCGGATTAGTTCGACTGCTCAGAAGATCATCGAGGCAGTTTCAAAAATATAG
- a CDS encoding PQQ-binding-like beta-propeller repeat protein produces MNRRSVLGVLASTSLTGIAGCLGDSGNDGAKPATTPIMNREVPIGGDIGGVIPQFQGSPEHTGNLDATGPTDGVTTYWRRTPHRYDHSQPVVVDDRVYVSFGGKLVQLDRATGQRQWITDVGHDGSSTPAVYDGTVYVTVWNGGENEDRGLAAVDADSGDITWRALTDADINSSPAVTEDGVLVGGGLGTTSVAAFDHDGTERWRHTLGEYASTPAVTGETVVYGAGTPQVVSYDAVSGERLWQFDTDGETTAAPTIADNRVVVGTQAGTLYSLDLQDGSKDWSIDLPGSVRRSVAMAENRIIVPTGEGLIAVDTAGNRDWTVDTSTRATEPVIAGDGVYFGDRRILRALSLTDGTEWWSFETRNRSFSDFGLGGIQRAPAITNGIVIVATQAGDVYALGEK; encoded by the coding sequence ATGAACAGACGGTCTGTCCTTGGAGTCCTCGCAAGCACCAGCCTCACTGGGATTGCGGGCTGTCTCGGGGACAGCGGAAACGACGGAGCCAAACCCGCCACGACACCGATCATGAACCGTGAGGTTCCGATTGGTGGCGATATTGGCGGTGTGATTCCGCAATTTCAGGGCTCTCCCGAACATACAGGAAATCTCGATGCAACAGGGCCGACGGATGGAGTGACGACATACTGGCGTCGGACACCCCATCGATACGACCACTCCCAACCGGTCGTTGTTGATGACCGGGTGTATGTCTCCTTCGGGGGAAAACTCGTCCAACTTGACCGTGCGACAGGGCAGCGCCAATGGATCACTGATGTCGGCCACGACGGTTCTTCGACACCAGCAGTGTACGACGGGACGGTTTACGTCACAGTTTGGAACGGCGGGGAGAACGAAGACCGGGGACTGGCGGCAGTCGACGCCGACAGCGGTGATATCACATGGCGAGCCCTCACAGATGCCGACATAAACAGCTCACCAGCTGTGACCGAAGACGGTGTCTTGGTTGGTGGGGGCCTCGGGACCACATCTGTGGCGGCGTTCGATCACGACGGTACTGAGCGATGGCGTCACACCCTTGGTGAGTACGCTTCGACGCCAGCGGTGACCGGTGAGACAGTCGTCTACGGAGCGGGAACCCCTCAGGTCGTCAGCTACGACGCCGTTTCGGGCGAACGACTCTGGCAGTTCGATACCGATGGTGAGACGACAGCGGCACCTACTATTGCGGACAATCGTGTTGTGGTCGGTACGCAGGCCGGAACGCTGTACTCGCTGGACCTACAGGATGGATCTAAAGACTGGAGTATTGACCTCCCGGGCTCTGTCCGTCGGTCAGTCGCTATGGCTGAAAATCGCATTATCGTGCCGACCGGTGAGGGACTTATCGCGGTCGACACTGCGGGAAACAGAGACTGGACTGTCGACACGAGTACAAGGGCTACTGAACCGGTAATTGCTGGAGATGGTGTGTATTTCGGCGATAGACGGATATTGCGGGCACTTTCTCTGACTGATGGCACAGAGTGGTGGTCCTTTGAGACCCGTAATCGATCTTTCAGTGACTTCGGTCTCGGAGGCATCCAGAGAGCGCCAGCGATCACTAATGGCATCGTGATCGTTGCCACCCAGGCTGGTGATGTGTATGCGCTGGGCGAAAAATAA
- a CDS encoding PQQ-binding-like beta-propeller repeat protein: MAAGATVIGSSLLSGCLGMLQGSDDDSNTDAPSLYRTKYDWCVPGDLEVDSVVGDTVLGRRDITERRSETREAIALSAETGSITWSYETERDVDHFTAVTVDDGIYLTRGGPQDGNGVVALNMDGTKRWIVNTAVGYERPRVANDTVYVADSRVYAFDVASGDLRWEYNLQGSRLSPTIVDVTDTVVVETGYTVLGLDPTAGTVRWEFETGDQVIGEVQLSDGISYVMTSDRIAASSDGAEQWRTEFDTTTAQTGESIVGTTSDRVFVFTSGDDGDAHQLQAFEVATGERSWTSEPIQPIVQPDFEWTPRTTVYGDIAYLGGETLRAIDATTGDELWQASVGDGPIKTLTVINNGAEADHTVFVQGGETQLATFTPDGEQTWSHSVNAPDRVSAIGEYVFVGTDNEICSLNRLEKS; encoded by the coding sequence ATGGCAGCAGGGGCCACTGTCATCGGATCATCACTGCTGTCTGGATGCCTAGGTATGTTGCAGGGATCCGACGACGATTCCAACACAGACGCTCCTAGCCTATACCGAACCAAGTACGATTGGTGTGTTCCAGGAGATCTGGAAGTCGACAGTGTGGTAGGGGATACAGTACTCGGTCGGAGAGATATTACCGAACGCAGATCGGAGACGAGGGAAGCTATCGCCCTGAGTGCTGAGACCGGATCGATTACATGGAGCTATGAAACCGAACGAGACGTTGATCACTTTACTGCCGTCACAGTTGACGATGGAATATACCTCACCCGGGGTGGCCCCCAAGACGGCAACGGAGTGGTTGCTCTCAATATGGACGGCACGAAGCGCTGGATCGTGAACACTGCAGTCGGTTACGAGCGTCCACGTGTAGCCAACGACACAGTCTACGTCGCCGACAGCCGGGTGTACGCATTTGATGTAGCTTCAGGAGATCTACGCTGGGAGTACAACCTACAGGGTAGTAGATTGTCGCCGACAATCGTCGACGTCACCGACACTGTCGTTGTCGAAACGGGCTACACAGTCCTCGGACTCGATCCGACTGCGGGAACCGTGCGGTGGGAGTTCGAAACCGGCGATCAAGTGATAGGGGAAGTTCAGCTCTCGGACGGAATCAGTTACGTTATGACCAGTGATCGGATCGCTGCGAGTTCGGACGGTGCCGAGCAGTGGCGCACAGAATTCGACACTACTACTGCACAAACAGGCGAGAGTATTGTCGGGACCACGTCTGATCGTGTGTTCGTCTTTACAAGCGGTGATGACGGAGACGCCCACCAACTCCAGGCTTTCGAGGTTGCAACCGGCGAGCGATCCTGGACCTCCGAGCCGATCCAACCGATTGTCCAACCAGATTTTGAATGGACTCCGAGGACAACTGTATACGGAGACATCGCCTATCTCGGTGGCGAGACGCTCCGTGCAATAGACGCGACAACTGGAGACGAACTCTGGCAGGCGTCAGTCGGCGATGGGCCGATCAAAACGCTGACCGTCATCAATAACGGCGCTGAGGCCGATCACACCGTGTTCGTTCAAGGGGGCGAGACACAGCTCGCAACGTTCACCCCAGACGGCGAGCAGACGTGGAGCCACTCGGTCAACGCCCCTGATCGGGTCTCTGCGATAGGGGAGTACGTGTTCGTTGGGACGGACAACGAGATCTGCTCGCTGAATCGACTGGAAAAGTCGTAA
- a CDS encoding DUF6610 family protein, translating to MALSARSTSSKASEIVAARETDYVAFLHRVPFALDAFNLGFLTGFREDCTYQQNQYTDLELPVGMLDNDFRNPDLTRYVERFFRYEPQVGVIGDAYSVDEVEEYVAAARDIQASYPESELVIVPKCRAAIHAVPEDLIVGYSRGYADKLAHEFSEPTDWRGRRVHILGGSPLKQLKVIQQLTCPTLTGDPPADIVGLDWNGLHRGAQFGEFWTDRGWDDSGRDSDHVTVRKIVRYSLGQVREFWQAHGVWPESTLQDVGVEYAYRGPSPSDIESPACSECSMNVWSTERGPYVAEYDTGDLCGYCSYDCYFTHRHRNQLEELAGEQSVYFPPA from the coding sequence ATGGCATTATCAGCACGTTCGACCAGTAGCAAAGCCAGCGAGATTGTAGCAGCTCGAGAGACCGACTACGTCGCATTTCTCCACCGCGTTCCCTTCGCGTTAGATGCCTTCAACCTCGGTTTTCTCACCGGCTTTCGAGAAGACTGTACTTACCAGCAAAACCAATACACGGATTTGGAGTTGCCAGTTGGAATGCTTGACAACGACTTCCGGAATCCCGATCTCACTCGATACGTGGAGCGGTTTTTTCGGTACGAACCACAGGTCGGCGTGATCGGTGATGCCTACAGCGTCGACGAGGTCGAGGAATACGTAGCTGCTGCTCGCGATATCCAAGCAAGCTATCCAGAATCAGAGTTGGTGATCGTCCCGAAGTGCCGTGCAGCCATTCATGCAGTACCAGAGGACCTCATCGTGGGATACTCACGGGGATACGCTGACAAGCTAGCTCACGAGTTTTCGGAGCCGACTGATTGGCGTGGTCGACGTGTCCATATTCTCGGAGGGAGTCCATTGAAACAACTCAAGGTGATCCAGCAGCTCACCTGTCCAACGCTGACGGGTGATCCTCCTGCAGATATTGTCGGCCTTGACTGGAATGGCTTGCATCGAGGGGCTCAATTTGGTGAATTCTGGACCGATCGTGGCTGGGACGACAGTGGTCGTGATTCCGATCACGTGACGGTTCGGAAGATCGTACGCTATAGCCTCGGGCAGGTTCGAGAGTTCTGGCAAGCACACGGCGTCTGGCCCGAGTCGACCCTCCAGGATGTCGGTGTCGAGTACGCGTATCGTGGGCCCTCACCGAGCGATATAGAGAGCCCAGCGTGTTCTGAGTGCAGTATGAACGTTTGGTCGACCGAACGTGGACCCTATGTGGCTGAGTACGATACCGGAGACCTCTGTGGGTACTGCAGCTACGACTGTTACTTTACACACCGACATCGGAACCAGCTCGAAGAGCTAGCTGGCGAACAGAGCGTCTACTTCCCACCAGCCTAA